AGAACTCATCTCCAAAAGCCGCTTTAAAAGAATGAAAACTTCTGAAAAAGAAGAAGAAATAAAAAGTAAAACAGGAAACGAAACCATACGAAGAATTTATACAATTTTAACCATAAAAAAGTAAAGTAATGAGCACATTAGTTAATGATTTAAAGGAAAAATGGGAAGCTCTGAAAGCAGAAAATCCACATATCAGAATAAGAAATGCAGCAGCACAGTTAGAAGTAAGTGAGGCAGAATTATTGGCAACAAGCATAGGAGAAGGCGTTACTGTCCTGAACCCGGATTTCCAGGGAATCCTTACAGAAGCTGAGCAATTAGGAAAAGTAATGGCTCTTACCCGTAATGATGAATGTGTTCATGAAAGAAAAGGAACTTACCTGAACGGAGATTTCAGCAGTCCTCATGCACAGCTTTTTGTGGGTGAAGATATCGATCTTAGAATTTTCCTTAACCACTGGAAATTTGCTTTTGCAGTATTGGAAGGAGACAAGAAAAGTCTTCAGTTTTTCGGAAAAGATGGGTTGGCACTTCACAAGATTTATCTGACTAAAGACAGCAATGAAGCAGGTTTCGATGTGATTGTAGAAAAATTCAAAGCTGAAGATCAGAATCAGGCATTGGTTTTTGAAGCAGTAGCTCCAAAACAGGCTGAAAAAGCAGATTCAGATATTGATGTGGAAGGATTCAAAAAAGCATGGACAGAATTGAAAGATACTCACGATTTCTTCATGATGACCAGAAAATATGGAGTAAGCAGAACACAGGCATTAAGACTGGCTCCTGAAGGATTTGCTAAGAAAATTGATAATGCGAAAGTAG
The nucleotide sequence above comes from Chryseobacterium sp. 7. Encoded proteins:
- a CDS encoding hemin-degrading factor — its product is MSTLVNDLKEKWEALKAENPHIRIRNAAAQLEVSEAELLATSIGEGVTVLNPDFQGILTEAEQLGKVMALTRNDECVHERKGTYLNGDFSSPHAQLFVGEDIDLRIFLNHWKFAFAVLEGDKKSLQFFGKDGLALHKIYLTKDSNEAGFDVIVEKFKAEDQNQALVFEAVAPKQAEKADSDIDVEGFKKAWTELKDTHDFFMMTRKYGVSRTQALRLAPEGFAKKIDNAKVVNILEDASEKNTPIMVFVGNRGIIQIHTGNVKKTLWHQQWFNVMDPDFNLHLDVTKIAEAWIVKKPTEDGEVTAIEVFNSEGDFIVQFFGKRKPGIPELQEWKDLVAALEK